atgaatcctagaacgccattgcgctcggttctgtgtcacgTCTTCCGTTaatctaagtcttttcttagaatcTCTTCCAAAGTCCTTCTAGgttttcctctaccccttcgaccatgaacctctgtcccgtaatcgcatcttctaatcggagcgtcagtaggccttcgtttcacatgttcaaaccaccataaccgattttctctcttctttccttcaatttcggctactcctactttacctcggatattctcattcctaatcttattcTTTCTCGTGTGCcaacacatccaacgaagcattctcttatccactacacccattttatgtacatgttgatgcttcaccgcccaacattccgtgccataaagcattgccagctttattgccgtcctataaaattttccctggAGCTTCATTGGCATACGATGGTCACACAACAcatcggatgcactcttccacttcatccatccagcttgtattctatggttgaggtctccatccaACTCTCCGTTCTTTtccaagatagatcctaggtagtgaaagcggtcgctctttggtacttcctgatctccaatcctcacccctaactcatttgagcccccatttgcattgaacttgcactccatatacttTGTCTTTGACCAACTTaggtgaagacctttagattccaacactttctCTGTAATGAACAGATAGACAAAAATTGGGATCCAAATAAGCCAAATCAGCTCCTTCTTCATCGTTTGACTCCTttcaaaaaaatgtgttcacCAAAGTTCTCACCTCCCaagaatatatattttttccctTAAGTTCTATGAGCAGAGTCAAATAATGTCCAAAtgcaacatttttcaaaagtccAAGAGGCATAGCATGTTCCACTCGTGCTTCGAAATTAATTGATTGAATTCGTCGGTACTAATGTTTTACATAAATATAAAGTATGAAATTCATACCTCATGATGCAAAAATGTTGTAGTGGTGATGACTTTTCTATATGCATTTAGTACCTTTTTGGTATACGGCTTCAAGGCAATATGTAATTTATCTAAATGTGGTTTAGTCACCATAGCAACCCGATCAATGTACGGCTCGGTATATTTCTTAGCTTCCTGCCACAACACAGAAATGCCATAAGAAAGAATTCCATCCACCAAATCCATATATTTAAAAAGTTCTCATGAGGGGCTTACCTGAATGTAAGGATCTGCCATATTTTGTGCCTTGAAAACAAGGGTTCCTATAGAACTCTTTGATGACCGATATACATCAACAGTTTTTGCAGTGACTAATCGAATGTTTGGTTCAAGATAGGCTTTAAATTCCAGAGACTGTTTCTTCAACCTTGGGATCCAGTTCTTCAAATTAAAAGAGGAAGAATTAGAAAGGTTGCCAACTTGGTTCAATATCTCAAATAGAAAAGTTGACTGTACACTAATTGTTCAGAAAAGAGGAAGATGTCAAACACCAAAGCTGAGTCTAAtaacttcaaaattttaattattagtaAGATACACTCTTGCTGCTTTATGCTCCTCTTCAGAACTCGAgttttgaaactcaaaatttgccACTTAATCCCATAAAACGCAACTCGTGTCCCACTTTGTATTTTGTATTATATGAAGAAGAGCTGAGGATAACGTACTGTTCTGATTCTTTCGACGATGATCTCAGTCCAACCCTCACCACGAGCTTTCATTTTTAAGGCCTGAGgacaaacaaataaatgaatACTTGGCTATTCCAGTTTATTCACCTGGCAAGTGAACATCTTTATTGGAGAAGTGTAACAAATAAAGTTTGGAATATCACAGACACACCTTTTCAATTCCCAGATTGAAGGCTGGTCTTCCAAGCTTGTTCCAGTAAGTCACAATGTATGTCTGCACATAAATACTTTGTCATGAAATTAGACTAACATTGTTATCCAACTAATCTGCATGGCTTTACCTGAAAATAGTCTACATGAACTCCAAATGTATGTGGAAGCCATCCTCCATGGACCTGATCATGGGTCACAGCAGGATTTTACTATTGGCAGTATGGTGAACTTAATTTTAATGTACTTGTAAATGGTAACAAGAACATGATACGCTTCACTGTTATTCAAGCTTAAAAGTTTGCATATGATTAATTATTAATAAGAGACGGGGCCATAACAGAATCCACCTTTAGGCAATTGATAAATTTACTAATTGACTGGTCCCACTAAAAGAGGTAAAGCCACAAGAATTAAACCTAAAGTGATAACAACAACGTTGCCAACAACAGCAGGCATTAGAAAATTATAGCATTACCATTTCCTTACCTCAGTCAAATCTTCAGATATTGAAGAAATCCCAAACTTCTCCTTCACTATTTCTTCCTAAGAtatcaaaaaaattaataccATGTAGCAATTGATAGTTTCAGGTAGCAAATAGACGGACAACAAACCTCTGCAACTTGAAGATCATGTTCAGTTTTCTGAATTCCAGTCTTCTGTTCATCATTTACCTTTTGAAGCTGAAAAAGAATAGAAAGAGAGATTAAATTGGCAATTAAATTACACTTAAGTCCGCTTTCACAAAGAAATTTTGCACCCACGGAAAATTAAACTTGATTATAGATTGTCTACTTGTATGCACCATGTAGGACTTTGATCGCAGAACTCCACAAATGAAGGGATATCTGATCTACAACTCCACATATATTTAAAAGCTTTCAGAACTAATCAAAACAATTCAAAATAACACCAAATCCTAAGAGAAAACAACTTCTACATTTGATGTGTCAATAGCTGTTTATCAGTATACACTATGCCATATAGGACCTTGATCGCAGACTAGCATCACTTCAAATAAGATAGCTCTGAATGTTGGCTTAATTTATAAGACTATGGAGATGATATTGACTACTGGCTACTCATTAGTTTCCTTTGATTTGTATCAAAGGTTGGCTGTTAAGATTATCTGTTTGGCGCAATACAAACCTTTTTTTGAGCTATAACTAAAAACTGTAATATGGGCCAATAATTTCACCATATATGGACAAGCTAAATTAGATGTGATAATTGCACGAATAGTCCAATACTATCAGTAAATCTGATTCCATCAGAAGGGTGAATTTATAAGCACCAAACCATCTGTTTTCTAGAAAAGGAAAACAACAGTTACAGAATAAAAACAATATAACTACTCAATCAGAAACAGTAATATAGGCCTTCCAAGAAACAAGAAATAAGCACGGTTAGTTtacattttctaattttatactCAGTTCCTGAATTTTCTGCTCAGCTACACTTGCTTGGGCTTCCAGTTCATCTCTTTTCTTATTTTGCACAGCAATGTCCTCTCTAAGTCTTTTAACCTTTCATGAAGACTAAGCCATGTAAGACAGCATGAAACTCATGTTAGGTATAGGTTTTGGAAAAATAACCTGCTTCTCAAGCCCACCAGCCTGCACATGTGGTTTATCTCCAAGCTCAACAACATCTAAAGGTTCACTTCCCtacccaaaagaaaaaggaacagATCAACCCTTATCTTTTCAAATGGGGTTGAGGCAGATTGTTTACATAGAGACATAATGGAGCTTCACAAAGTCTAATACATTTATACACTCCAGTTGTTGACTAAAAAGGATGAGTAAAACAGAAATGGACCCTCCAGTCAAGGCTGAATATTGTTAACAACGAAATACTTCTCAAAAACATATATTTCcactaagaaaaaaaatgtctcAATCACTTTCCATACCATGGGAACCAAACCGTGGCTTCATGATTTAACACCTCAATGAACTGAACTATACGGTATCAGAGAAATATTTTGCATTGAACTgaaaaacattttaaaaataaaaccctTACCTGGACAGACTCTATAGCACTTTGTAACAAAGCAATGCTATTTGATTTCTCTTGAATAACCTTCTCCATCAGTTTAATACTTTCATCCTTTTTTCTCAGCTCACAGTTTTTGTCATCAATGCTTGATTCTTCAACAACATGAGAATACCAACGTCACTAAAACAGACAAAATAGTGATGTAAAACATCAGCCAATCATGTATAATAACAAGGGGTCAAGTTACTGCACTTACTACATTATCAATCAATCGGGTTCTGTAGTCAGTCTTATTTTTTGTAAGAGACACTATCTCAGTCCAAAAGGGAAGGGAGTCTAAGACATACTATCCAGTGACACTAGAAATATAACGGAATGTATGCAGATGAGGCAATGTAGAACTCACTCGTACTAAAAACAATTTCTTCACCTCTTTCGGGCTCTGAAAAACCGAATGAAACTAACTGATCAATCTGCATTTTCGAATTGGTTTCCAGAAAACGAAAAACTGTACCTCTACCCATATGCTCAACAAATCGATTCACATTTTCAAATCCCAATTAGTCAAATAAAGTTTATTTTCCTACAATCCAAGTACAAATAAACAGAACATATGATcattaattacaaaaataaagggaattAAAACCATATTACAAACCCAATGCCATTTAAAATTCTAATGTATGGAATTGCAAATTTACTATACACTCAATGCCCATTCAatattcataatatatatatatatatatatatatatatatatatatatgatgattGCAATGACAAAGCCTAAAACTTTGAAAATGGTCACCTAGAAGTGAAACTCTGGACTTGAGTTGCTGAAGTTGGAGTGCCAGAGACGAATCTGCAACCTCCTGAGCAGAATCAGAAGCGCCGTCGTCTGGAGGGGGTGGGTATGCCGTAATTCCGGTGAACGATAGGGCTAAGAATACGGAGAAGAGTAAAAGCTTAGAGGGTGCCATCCAAAAGTGCAGTGATCGCTGATGAAAGCGAAGGAAGAAAGAGACACTTTTCGAAGTGACCCTCACAGTCGGAGTCAGAGGCGCTGAATAATTGAAAATTGTATACCAAGCACGTAGGCTAGTGTTCAATAGGTACAAAAGAGAGATTTGGATTGGAATATGTGATAGTAGATCACGCCATATATAAATGGTGACTTACTTgtcttaaaaaattaacaatttaaaatatagaaTATCCCACCACTTATATATAATGATACATAGTGCACTACTCATATCTTGGgcataattaaaaatttctcaaacacAAGAGTGCTAAACTATATACTACATGCGGCTTCTTGAAAGAGATGATGGAAGCATAATAAAGTGATAGGCGGAGTCAGATATTCGACCAGAAGCAATATAgtagaaaaataatattttttttttaacaaacgatattatttatactaagaggAGGAGGTGGGCTTAATctgctaacaataatgtggttcaaattcgtctttgacgagaatcgaacataagacttcttacttataagtgaagaggaataccactatacTTGATGTTGGtgattttgggaaaaattatatCGGAAACAAGATATCAATATGTTCTTTTAGGATCGGACCAGAATTTCTAAAGAGGAGTTATATACTATAGGGTAAAttgccaaaatggtccctaagatttgcataactcatcactttggtccctaagattccaaatcgataaaagtggtccctgagattgtccaccatccatcattttggtccttccgttaaaaactccgttaagtgtcccggagctcttggccggaagtttgggcaattttcaaagctttgtaactcaatcgtttcttaaccaaattcaa
The nucleotide sequence above comes from Malus sylvestris chromosome 16, drMalSylv7.2, whole genome shotgun sequence. Encoded proteins:
- the LOC126608175 gene encoding uncharacterized protein LOC126608175 isoform X5, whose protein sequence is MAPSKLLLFSVFLALSFTGITAYPPPPDDGASDSAQEVADSSLALQLQQLKSRVSLLESSIDDKNCELRKKDESIKLMEKVIQEKSNSIALLQSAIESVQVKRLREDIAVQNKKRDELEAQASVAEQKIQELSIKLENLQKVNDEQKTGIQKTEHDLQVAEEEIVKEKFGISSISEDLTEVHGGWLPHTFGVHVDYFQTYIVTYWNKLGRPAFNLGIEKALKMKARGEGWTEIIVERIRTNWIPRLKKQSLEFKAYLEPNIRLVTAKTVDVYRSSKSSIGTLVFKAQNMADPYIQEAKKYTEPYIDRVAMVTKPHLDKLHIALKPYTKKVLNAYRKVITTTTFLHHEVKEILKNNELTQPVASMELAWFAATALLALPAVFLFKLYSATLGFQLCRKKTKKRSHSSYANHTRRRLKRAHRAST
- the LOC126608175 gene encoding uncharacterized protein LOC126608175 isoform X6; translated protein: MAPSKLLLFSVFLALSFTGITAYPPPPDDGASDSAQEVADSSLALQLQQLKSRVSLLESSIDDKNCELRKKDESIKLMEKVIQEKSNSIALLQSAIESVQGSEPLDVVELGDKPHVQAGGLEKQLQKVNDEQKTGIQKTEHDLQVAEEEIVKEKFGISSISEDLTEVHGGWLPHTFGVHVDYFQTYIVTYWNKLGRPAFNLGIEKALKMKARGEGWTEIIVERIRTNWIPRLKKQSLEFKAYLEPNIRLVTAKTVDVYRSSKSSIGTLVFKAQNMADPYIQEAKKYTEPYIDRVAMVTKPHLDKLHIALKPYTKKVLNAYRKVITTTTFLHHEVKEILKNNELTQPVASMELAWFAATALLALPAVFLFKLYSATLGFQLCRKKTKKRSHSSYANHTRRRLKRAHRAST
- the LOC126608175 gene encoding uncharacterized protein LOC126608175 isoform X3; the encoded protein is MAPSKLLLFSVFLALSFTGITAYPPPPDDGASDSAQEVADSSLALQLQQLKSRVSLLESSIDDKNCELRKKDESIKLMEKVIQEKSNSIALLQSAIESVQGSEPLDVVELGDKPHVQAGGLEKQVKRLREDIAVQNKKRDELEAQASVAEQKIQELSIKLENLQKVNDEQKTGIQKTEHDLQVAEEEIVKEKFGISSISEDLTETYIVTYWNKLGRPAFNLGIEKALKMKARGEGWTEIIVERIRTNWIPRLKKQSLEFKAYLEPNIRLVTAKTVDVYRSSKSSIGTLVFKAQNMADPYIQEAKKYTEPYIDRVAMVTKPHLDKLHIALKPYTKKVLNAYRKVITTTTFLHHEVKEILKNNELTQPVASMELAWFAATALLALPAVFLFKLYSATLGFQLCRKKTKKRSHSSYANHTRRRLKRAHRAST
- the LOC126608175 gene encoding uncharacterized protein LOC126608175 isoform X7, encoding MAPSKLLLFSVFLALSFTGITAYPPPPDDGASDSAQEVADSSLALQLQQLKSRVSLLESSIDDKNCELRKKDESIKLMEKVIQEKSNSIALLQSAIESVQIRYPFICGVLRSKSYMVHTSRQSLQKVNDEQKTGIQKTEHDLQVAEEEIVKEKFGISSISEDLTEVHGGWLPHTFGVHVDYFQTYIVTYWNKLGRPAFNLGIEKALKMKARGEGWTEIIVERIRTNWIPRLKKQSLEFKAYLEPNIRLVTAKTVDVYRSSKSSIGTLVFKAQNMADPYIQEAKKYTEPYIDRVAMVTKPHLDKLHIALKPYTKKVLNAYRKVITTTTFLHHEVKEILKNNELTQPVASMELAWFAATALLALPAVFLFKLYSATLGFQLCRKKTKKRSHSSYANHTRRRLKRAHRAST
- the LOC126608175 gene encoding uncharacterized protein LOC126608175 isoform X2 codes for the protein MAPSKLLLFSVFLALSFTGITAYPPPPDDGASDSAQEVADSSLALQLQQLKSRVSLLESSIDDKNCELRKKDESIKLMEKVIQEKSNSIALLQSAIESVQGSEPLDVVELGDKPHVQAGGLEKQVKRLREDIAVQNKKRDELEAQASVAEQKIQELSIKLENLQKVNDEQKTGIQKTEHDLQVAEEEIVKEKFGISSISEDLTEVHGGWLPHTFGVHVDYFQTYIVTYWNKLGRPAFNLGIEKALKMKARGEGWTEIIVERIRTNWIPRLKKQSLEFKAYLEPNIRLVTAKTVDVYRSSKSSIGTLVFKAQNMADPYIQEAKKYTEPYIDRVAMVTKPHLDKLHIALKPYTKKVLNAYRKVITTTTFLHHEVKEILKNNELTQPVASMELAWFAATALLALPAVFLFKLYSATLGKKTKKRSHSSYANHTRRRLKRAHRAST
- the LOC126608175 gene encoding uncharacterized protein LOC126608175 isoform X1 produces the protein MAPSKLLLFSVFLALSFTGITAYPPPPDDGASDSAQEVADSSLALQLQQLKSRVSLLESSIDDKNCELRKKDESIKLMEKVIQEKSNSIALLQSAIESVQGSEPLDVVELGDKPHVQAGGLEKQVKRLREDIAVQNKKRDELEAQASVAEQKIQELSIKLENLQKVNDEQKTGIQKTEHDLQVAEEEIVKEKFGISSISEDLTEVHGGWLPHTFGVHVDYFQTYIVTYWNKLGRPAFNLGIEKALKMKARGEGWTEIIVERIRTNWIPRLKKQSLEFKAYLEPNIRLVTAKTVDVYRSSKSSIGTLVFKAQNMADPYIQEAKKYTEPYIDRVAMVTKPHLDKLHIALKPYTKKVLNAYRKVITTTTFLHHEVKEILKNNELTQPVASMELAWFAATALLALPAVFLFKLYSATLGFQLCRKKTKKRSHSSYANHTRRRLKRAHRAST
- the LOC126608175 gene encoding uncharacterized protein LOC126608175 isoform X10 yields the protein MEKVIQEKSNSIALLQSAIESVQGSEPLDVVELGDKPHVQAGGLEKQVKRLREDIAVQNKKRDELEAQASVAEQKIQELSIKLENLQKVNDEQKTGIQKTEHDLQVAEEEIVKEKFGISSISEDLTEVHGGWLPHTFGVHVDYFQTYIVTYWNKLGRPAFNLGIEKALKMKARGEGWTEIIVERIRTNWIPRLKKQSLEFKAYLEPNIRLVTAKTVDVYRSSKSSIGTLVFKAQNMADPYIQEAKKYTEPYIDRVAMVTKPHLDKLHIALKPYTKKVLNAYRKVITTTTFLHHEVKEILKNNELTQPVASMELAWFAATALLALPAVFLFKLYSATLGFQLCRKKTKKRSHSSYANHTRRRLKRAHRAST
- the LOC126608175 gene encoding uncharacterized protein LOC126608175 isoform X9; this encodes MAPSKLLLFSVFLALSFTGITAYPPPPDDGASDSAQEVADSSLALQLQQLKSRVSLLESSIDDKNCELRKKDESIKLMEKVIQEKSNSIALLQSAIESVQLQKVNDEQKTGIQKTEHDLQVAEEEIVKEKFGISSISEDLTEVHGGWLPHTFGVHVDYFQTYIVTYWNKLGRPAFNLGIEKALKMKARGEGWTEIIVERIRTNWIPRLKKQSLEFKAYLEPNIRLVTAKTVDVYRSSKSSIGTLVFKAQNMADPYIQEAKKYTEPYIDRVAMVTKPHLDKLHIALKPYTKKVLNAYRKVITTTTFLHHEVKEILKNNELTQPVASMELAWFAATALLALPAVFLFKLYSATLGFQLCRKKTKKRSHSSYANHTRRRLKRAHRAST
- the LOC126608175 gene encoding uncharacterized protein LOC126608175 isoform X8, with protein sequence MAPSKLLLFSVFLALSFTGITAYPPPPDDGASDSAQEVADSSLALQLQQLKSRVSLLESSIDDKNCELRKKDESIKLMEKVIQEKSNSIALLQSAIESVQIRYPFICGVLRSKSYMLQKVNDEQKTGIQKTEHDLQVAEEEIVKEKFGISSISEDLTEVHGGWLPHTFGVHVDYFQTYIVTYWNKLGRPAFNLGIEKALKMKARGEGWTEIIVERIRTNWIPRLKKQSLEFKAYLEPNIRLVTAKTVDVYRSSKSSIGTLVFKAQNMADPYIQEAKKYTEPYIDRVAMVTKPHLDKLHIALKPYTKKVLNAYRKVITTTTFLHHEVKEILKNNELTQPVASMELAWFAATALLALPAVFLFKLYSATLGFQLCRKKTKKRSHSSYANHTRRRLKRAHRAST
- the LOC126608175 gene encoding uncharacterized protein LOC126608175 isoform X4; translation: MAPSKLLLFSVFLALSFTGITAYPPPPDDGASDSAQEVADSSLALQLQQLKSRVSLLESSIDDKNCELRKKDESIKLMEKVIQEKSNSIALLQSAIESVQGSEPLDVVELGDKPHVQAGGLEKQVKRLREDIAVQNKKRDELEAQASVAEQKIQELSIKLENLQKVNDEQKTGIQKTEHDLQVAEEEIVKEKFGISSISEDLTEVHGGWLPHTFGVHVDYFQTYIVTYWNKLGRPAFNLGIEKALKMKARGEGWTEIIVERIRTNWIPRLKKQSLEFKAYLEPNIRLVTAKTVDVYRSSKSSIGTLVFKAQNMADPYIQEAKKYTEPYIDRVAMVTKPHLDKLHIALKPYTKKVKEILKNNELTQPVASMELAWFAATALLALPAVFLFKLYSATLGFQLCRKKTKKRSHSSYANHTRRRLKRAHRAST